One genomic region from Xenopus laevis strain J_2021 chromosome 2L, Xenopus_laevis_v10.1, whole genome shotgun sequence encodes:
- the LOC121399677 gene encoding olfactory receptor 52L1-like: MEPVVYNQSFILSYTEFILLGFPGISGWRPLLAIPSFSVYLVILSGNSLIICLIYTDKTLHSPMYLLMSVVFAISITISTAILPKFLLDLLFHLNQVSLTGCLLQMFSIYFSSTCESSVILLMSLDRYVAICRPLRYHNIMTKRLLISMTIIAIIRNCLLICPLVLLTSMVQFCKSNIILHFACENMALLSLACGDTTKPQIAGLIVRILVNVLDAGLLLISYSTILYTVMKTVIGKSRHKALNTCGTHILVAMLLYVTGLASSLVLRMDTTLSIDTKNLFTVLYLLGPAFLYPFIYGLRVSEIRKSLVKCWRKQNNLFS, encoded by the coding sequence ATGGAACCAGTGGTCTACAACCAGTCATTCATTCTCTCCTACACTGAGTTTATTCTCTTGGGTTTCCCTGGGATATCTGGATGGAGACCCCTCCTGGCAATTCCatccttttctgtttatttagtTATCCTGAGTGGGAATTCTCTCATCATCTGTCTGATTTACACTGACAAAACACTTCATTCCCCCATGTATTTGCTCATGTCAGTGGTTTTTGCCATTAGCATCACTATTTCTACTGCCATATTGCCTAAATTCCTCCTTGACTTGTTATTTCATCTCAACCAAGTTTCCCTGACTGGATGTCTTCTGCAAATGTTTTCTATTTACTTCTCATCAACATGTGAGTCCAGTGTGATCCTATTAATGTCCTTAGACAGATATGTAGCAATCTGTAGGCCACTGCGTTATCATAACATCATGACAAAGAGGCTCCTCATCTCAATGACAATCATTGCAATAATTCGGAACTGCCTCCTTATTTGCCCATTGGTCTTATTAACCTCTATGGTTCAATTCTGCAAGTCGAACATCATTCTGCACTTTGCATGTGAAAACATGGCGCTTCTCAGTCTTGCATGTGGAGACACCACCAAACCACAGATTGCTGGGTTAATTGTGCGAATTCTTGTCAATGTCCTTGATGCTGGTCTACTCTTAATTTCCTACTCAACCATACTCTACACAGTCATGAAAACAGTAATTGGGAAATCCAGACACAAAGCTCTTAACACCTGTGGGACACATATATTGGTGGCAATGCTGCTGTATGTGACCGGACTGGCATCTTCCCTCGTGTTGAGGATGGACACAACCTTGTCAATTGATACTAAGAATCTATTCACTGTACTATACCTACTTGGCCCAGCTTTCTTATACCCCTTTATATATGGATTAAGGGTGTCAGAGATCAGAAAGAGTCTGGTTAAATGCTGGAGAAAACAGAACAATTTGTTCTCATGA